One window of Prionailurus bengalensis isolate Pbe53 chromosome B1, Fcat_Pben_1.1_paternal_pri, whole genome shotgun sequence genomic DNA carries:
- the RPS3A gene encoding 40S ribosomal protein S3a has protein sequence MAVGKNKRLTKGGKKGAKKKVVDPFSKKDWYDVKAPAMFNIRNIGKTLVTRTQGTKIASDGLKGRVFEVSLADLQNDEVAFRKFKLITEDVQGKNCLTNFHGMDLTRDKMCSMVKKWQTMIEAHVDVKTTDGYLLRLFCVGFTKKRNNQIRKTSYAQHQQVRQIRKKMMEIMTREVQTNDLKEVVNKLIPDSIGKDIEKACQSIYPLHDVFVRKVKMLKKPKFELGKLMELHGEGSSSGKATGDETGAKVERADGYEPPVQESV, from the exons ATGGCGGTAGGCAAGAACAAGCGCCTTACGAAAGGCGGCAAAAAGGGAGCCAAGAAGAAAGT ggTTGAtccattttcaaagaaagattGGTATGATGTAAAAGCACCAGCAATgtttaatataagaaatattgGAAAAACACTAGTCACGAGAACGCAAGGAACCA aaatcGCATCTGATGGCCTTAAGGGTCGTGTGTTTGAAGTAAGCCTGGCTGATTTGCAGAATGATGAAGTTGCATTTAGGAAATTCAAGCTAATTACTGAAGATGTTCAGGGCAAAAACTGCCTGACTAATTTCCATGGCATGGATCTTACCCGGGACAAAATGTGCTCCATGGTCAAAAAATGGCAG aCCATGATTGAAGCTCACGTTGATGTCAAAACTACCGATGGGTATTTGCTTCGTCTCTTTTGTGTCGGTTTTACTAAAAAACGCAACAATCAGATTCGGAAGACCTCTTATGCTCAGCACCAACAGGTCCGCCAAATTCGGAAAAAGATGATGGAAATAATGACCCGAGAGGTGCAGACAAATGACTTGAAAGAAGTTGTCAATAAATT GATTCCAGACAGCATCGGAAAAGACATAGAGAAGGCTTGTCAGTCTATTTATCCACTTCATGATGTCTTcgttagaaaagtaaaaatgctgaAGAAGCCCAAGTTTGAAT tggGAAAGCTCATGGAGCTTCATGGTGAAGGTAGCAGTTCTGGAAAAGCTACTGGGGATGAGACCGGTGCTAAAGTTGAGCGAGCTGATGGATATGAGCCACCAGTCCAAGAATCTGTTTAA